The following coding sequences lie in one Drosophila bipectinata strain 14024-0381.07 chromosome XR, DbipHiC1v2, whole genome shotgun sequence genomic window:
- the LOC138927806 gene encoding uncharacterized protein translates to MISIGTIPEDEWILQSIVTTCYAPTEDTSDDIEDDFYNALTSSLTRIERGDIKILMGDFNAKIGPNNNGLKSIMGRHGVGTWSNGTARDEHKELCKMVKKSARNDKRKFLDRLAENAESQIISQLTGSCHRRTQPVRDPDGRLLTDDEAQLQRWRQHFMEISCTKQPSSTQYNFSSIVPSNNLRISPTAPSIREIKDAIRKLKRNKAAGDDGIPAELLQINTQLMAETLHPHFNNI, encoded by the exons ATGATATCCATCGGCACCATCCCAGAAGATGAGTGGATACTGCAAAGCATCGTAACAACG TGCTATGCCCCAACAGAAGACACCAGCGATGACATCGAAGACGACTTCTACAACGCACTCACATCCTCACTCACTAGGATCGAAAGAGGTGACATAAAAATTCTCATGGGAGACTTCAATGCGAAAATCGGCCCCAACAACAACGGATTGAAAAGCATCATGGGCCGACATGGTGTTGGCACATGGT CAAACGGAACAGCTCGCGACGAACACAAAGAGCTGTGCAAGATGGTGAAGAAATCAGCAAGAAACGACAAAAGAAAATTTCTGGACAGACTCGCTGAAAATGCAGAAAGCCAGATAATTAGTCAACTGACCGGAAGCTGCCATAGGCGAACCCAACCAGTGCGAGACCCAGATGGAAGACTCCTCACTGATGATGAGGCACAACTCCAGAGATGGCGACAGCACTTTATGGAGATCAGCTGCACAAAACAACCGAGCAGCACGCAATATAACTTCAGTAGTATTGTACCGAGCAATAACCTCAGAATATCACCCACGGCACCATCAATTAGAGAAATAAAGGATGCAATCAGGAAATTAAAACGCAACAAAGCGGCTGGAGATGACGGCATACCGGCCGAACTTCTCCAGATTAACACGCAACTAATGGCCGAAACACTGCATCCACATTTCAATAATATATGA